atccttgtgggtcccttccagctcaggacattctgttaTTCTATGATACTGCCTCACCCTCGGAGCTCTGGCTGCTCCATGAAAGCCTCAGTGAGCCTCAAATCTGGCTCTGCGCAGTTCGGGGGGCTCGGCGTCCTGCTGGGGGCCGGTGAGCTGTGGCACgggggggacaggcagcacGGCTGGGGTGGGACAGAGCTGGGTGACCTGCGGTCTGTGAGATGAAggggctgaggaggaagaaggtggCACAGCTGCCGGGGAGCAGCTCGGTTTTCCATGGCCTCACATTTTCCTGCGCCGGCGAGTTTGCAGTGAGGGTGGAAAATGCAACAGccaggaggggagggagggcggggggggaggcAGCGCGGCTGGCGGGGAAGGGTTTGCTGTGCCAGGGTGTTTGGGACGTTCCACGCCTGCCCGGGCCGAGTCTGTGCCCCGCCGGACGGCAGTGGGGGGACCGACGTGCTCCATGCCAAACCCCCGTGTGGCTTTGGGAAACATCCCCTCCCGGGGTGGCTTGGCAACGGGGTTTTGGTCCTGCCGCGGACAGGGTGCTGCCTTGCCTTCCCGAATCCCACGGGATGGGCTGGCAGCCCCGTGGGGCTCACGCGGGCTGGGGATGCTTGGGGGGTCCTGTGGGACCTGTCAGGCCAGGGAACACAGGGCTGGGCTCAGGTTTGCCACTGcgggggctcagggggctgcAGGCTCCTGGGTGAGGGGGAAGGAGCATCTCAGAGGGGAGAAGCCGGGCAGCAGCCCTTTTGCCACCCCAGGCCGCCCATCTTGCCATGCAGACATCCCAAACCCTGCTTGGGAGCCGCACGGCTGCTCCGGGGGGTTTGCAGCGcacctggctctgctgggagctgcGAGCTGACTGTGTCCTGGCCCAAATCCTCAGCCCTCGGCGCTGCCGGCACAGCTCGCGGGCACCAACGGCGCTGTGGTGGGATGCGACAGTCACTCGGGCCAGGCACCTTGGTTTTACAGTCATGGCTTTTGGAAGTATTGAGTGTTGATGGGACATGCTGGCTCTGCCTGCCATCGTCAGCTCTGGGGACATCGTTAGCCTGCCGGCCACTGCCAGCGCCAAGCCCTCGGTTCTTTGCCCCTTGGACAAAGGATTAGACAAGGAGAGGGACAACCAAATAACTCCCCGGTACCCCAGGACAAGGTAGAGGGCAGGAACACGCAGGCTGAAGGTCAGGGGAAGAGGCTCAGCTCACTTTTCACCCTCTGCAAATGCCTCCATCAACTCTTCTCAGCAAGGTCTTTCAGCAGTGGGAGGGATTGCTCTGTCTGCAGTTCTTTAATTCTGTcatcttctctcctttcctgtccccagggccatctccatttcttccctcctgcagagctgtggtccccctgggcagcagctctcctgcctttgctgcatcataaaaccacagaacagtttggttgaagggcccttcccagctccccagtgccccccctgccatgagcagggacatctgcaccagctcaggttgctcagagccccgtccagcctggcctgggatgtctccagggatggttcagccaccacctctctggccaacctgggccaggctctcaccacccgcagGGGctacaattccttcctcatgtccagcttgaGAAGTGACCATTTCatgctgcctggggagctccACCAGCACCCAGGGGCTGGGACCCGTGGTCCGGCACCGCTCTGGGACCAGGTGTCATCGTCAGATGTTGACCTTCCCAACAACCCTTCAcctttctccatctcctcccatGACCCGGTGTGTGCCTGGGGGTCGGTGCCGTTcgcaggggcaggagagggaccggctggctctgggctggggacagagcagagtGACTGCGGGGGAGGACGCGGGGTGGCTGATCCACCTCACAGAGCTGGTGACACAACCAAAAAGCACCTTTTCTTGGCACAGGACTCATGCCCAGACGGCAGGGGCTGCCAGTGGGGGTAAGAGCCTTCCCTGCAGCCGCCTGACCTTTAAAGAAAGGTGGCTGGAGAGACAAGGGAGCAAAAATCCCTGAaagattatttatttctcaCGAACTATATTTAGGCACCATTGGCAAAAGCCAAAAGTGCTGAGTTCTGCTAAATAAATATGGgagctttgtgtttttttcccccagaggaGAGCAGGATTAGTAAGTGAACGGtaaatagtatttttgtttAACATACCTGAGGGTTTCCATTCCAAGTTGCCGTCTTGAGCGCTCGATGCCGTGACGATGATGATGGACctgaagcagctctgccccatcttgtgaaaatattttttggaaaaggaaaggaggcaGCCAGCTAACCCACCATGGTGCAGAAGTTTTTGCTTAAACTTCACGTTCTGGAGTATTTTCATAAATCTTTGCATATGAGGGTGTTTTTAAGCTAGAAGTAGGACCCGCTGGTGCCACTCCAGTAGCAAAGTCCTTCCCAGTGGGACACCTGCCCTGGTGTCCCTGCCGGTCTGCACCCCGGTGCTGCCCCgagggacaggctgcccaggggccGTGGGACGGGACGGCCCTTGGCTGGTCCAAgcggggatgctggggatgctggggaggtCACCTCGTTTGTCTAGGACACATTTGGGCTGTCTTGAGTTCAATTCTTCACTGGTTTGGATTCCCCGTGCTGAACCCCACCTGCCTCAGGTGTCCCCCTGGGATCGGGTCCGGATTTCCCCAtggagggtttgggggctgtggggctgcgggcgggTGCCAGGGAGGTGATGGGGGGTGTGAGAGCAACCAGGAGCAGAGTGACCGACCAGCAGACACCCGTTTGGATGcgaatcgtagaatcacagaatcattttggttggaaaagaccctcaagatcatcaagtccaactgttcccccagccctggcactgccccatgtcctgagaacctcatctccgtctgtccaacccctccagggatggtgactccagcactgccctgggcagcctgttccaatgccccacagccctttggggaagaaattgttccccagatccaacctcaacctcccctggcgcaacttgaggccgtttcctctggtcctggcgcttgttcctggggagcagagcccgaccccccccggctccaagctcctttcaggcaggtcagagatcagaaggtctcccctcagctcctgttctccagctgaacccccagctccctcagccgctcccatcacacttgtgctccagcccctcaccagctccgttcccttctctcgaCTCGCTCCAGACTGAGCAACCAAACGGGGAGCTCACCCCATTCAGTAGAACATTAAACCCCTCTCCAGCCAGTCCCAGTCCCCTCAGCCGGCTCCGCTCCtggggcagcacagctgggtcCTGTGGGGCTGCTCCGGCCTCCCCGGGGCTGCTTTGGCCACGTCCCACTGCGGTCCAGCCAGAGAGCCCCCGGTGCAGATGTGCCGGGCCGGTCACACCGTTCAGAGGCTGCAGTGCCGCACGAGCTGCgtgcaggaggggctgggggtgcgggTAGCGGTGCCCGTGTCCATGCCCGGCATGGCAGCCCCAGGCTGCAGAGCCACCTCCTGGCTCGTGTTTGCTGGGATTTCGGCTGCTCCTTGGAGAGACGTGAGGGACTCAGCGTGCAGCTGGGGAGCATGGACATCCCGTGGGGCACAGCCATCCCGTGGGGCACAGCCATCCCGGGGGGCACAGCCACCGTGGGCACACTGGGACCTCCCAGCCCCATCCCGGGGTGCTCCCAGCCCCGGTGCCATGGGGCTCATCCCCAGCCCACACGTCCTGCTTGGCTCCAGGCTGCCCCGTGgttctccccttctcctctggaatcatatttatttatttatacgGTGAATGTAATAAAACTCCAGCAGGAAACGGAGGCGATTCCCTGCCATTCCCCGCAAGCCGGCGCTGGGCCGGGGCGAACAAGGAGGCACATTGTGCGGCGCAGACTTGTCTGCCAGCGCCGAGCGAGCCGTGCGGGGCCGAGGGGCGAAGAAAGGGCCGTGTGTCTGTGCCGGCACCGGGACCCAGCACCGACACCCACCTGCGGCAGCGGGTGGCTCAGCGGCACCGCGGGGTGTGGTGTCCTGGGGAAGCAGCTTCACTTTTAGGGGGGAAAGTGGGGCTGGGGATGAAAAGGGCTTCTGTGCTGGCTTGGGATGGCGTCTGGGAGCACCACAGAGCCTGCTCCTGGCACAAGGCACCTCCTCTGCCTGTCCTCGGGCTGCCAGGAAACGGGGGGGTGGGCACTGAAGGTCAGCTGGGGGGCAGACAGTTGCCCCACGGCCGGTCTGGCAGCTCTGTGATCTGTTCTTCCCAGGGCTGAGCCAGCTGGGAGGGAGCTCCAGCCCTTCACCTGCCTGAGTCAGGCAGCTGCCACAAACGCTGGATGTTGCCATCAGTAGGGTTCAGAGTGAACGCCAGCTGCCAAGGTTCAGCTGGGTCCTGTCCGCCCCCCAGAGGGGTCTGTAGAGGTGAGCGAGGCAGCTGGGGGCAGGACAGGGCTCAGTCTGGCTTCCCCTTTAATGCTGGGGGGTTCCCATGGCCAGGGACATGTCCTAGCCCCCCCAGAGGCTGTGAGCAGCCTGTTGTGCTGCCAGCTGCGCTCCCTGGCTAAAACactggggaggtgggggggctGCCCAGTGTCCCCTCTTGTCCCCTTGCTAGCCGGCTCCCCCATTCTCCCAGCCGGACACCCCGCTGCCCTCCACCCCATCCCCCGGAGCCCCCCCGGCTGCACGTGGTTCCCATCCCTGTGATGGTCCCTTGGGCTCCTAGGGCTCccggggggctggggacatgcCCTGTGCCATGTGTCCCCTGCCTGCTTTATGGCCACACTGCATTGATGGGGTGTCAAGGCCTGGGGACCCTGTGGCCGTGGTCAGGGACATGGGCTGCCGGCAGCAGGACTGTCCGTCCATGCCACCCCCAATTTGCAGTGGCCACACGGTTCCCAGCTGCCGGGTGACAGGGTgaccaggctgcagcaaggatCCCCGAATTCTCaccatccccatgtccctgagccTTGGACCTGGTGTCCCCGCACCGTGCTCTGGGGTTGTCACTGCAAACACACGCAGGTGACCCAAGGCCAGGAGGTGACCCTGGGTGCCCAGGACACAGTGTCACCCAACTGCCTGCCACCAGCCCGGGGTGGCTGGGGGGGTGACAGTGGGATGGCAAGGGGGCAGCTGAGCACAGTGCCTGCCACACCTCGcccccctgcccacagctgcacCGCTGCCCGTTCAGGCAGAGATGGCAAACACGGGCAGCGGTaggaggacagggaggggggTCCACGGGCCCCGGGGACCCTGTGGAGCTTTGACGTGGCTGGGGACCACGCCAGCCCATGCTGCGTCAGCCAGGACACTGGGAGCGCAGATGGCAGCGGAGTGAGAGGAGGGGACAGTCTTGTCCTTCAGGGGACACATGCCAGGGCCCGGCTGTCCCAGTGCAAGTGACAGGGTGTCAGCATCCAGCTGGGGCCAGTGGGACCCCCAGGACGTGGGGCCGGGTGGGCTCAGCTCGCCGTGCCCATCACTCCCTGCCTTGCCCGATGCCACTGGCTCTGCCGTGCCCTTGGTGCCCTGCTGGGACAGGGGTTGCCAGCCTGGTGACACGCTGCAGAGCCCTGTGAAGCCACCAGAATAGCTGCAGCTTGGGTGAGCAGCGCTGACAATTCCCTCTGCTGGGGTTCTCACCTCTATAATTAAGGCCGGAGTCAGGGAAGAAATGGCTTCTCCGTTCCACTGGTGGCAGCTGGGATTGGGCAGGATCTGTGCTATATGTTcccccatctcctcctgccAGTGTCATGTTCTTCtgcctggttttggggggtctttACCCCCAAAATCCTCATCTTCCCACCCTGCTGCCACCTGCCAGATCACTGGCGGAGGCTGCAGGACACGGGGCATCCCTTGTCCTGTGGTGTGCTCGGTCTGGTGCACACATGTATGCGTCTGCATCGCACGGACTGTGATGGGGCAGGAAGGCTTTGGGCTTGAGGATCCCTCCTGCTGATGCACGGgagggtgtccccagggagatgGTGGCCAGGGCAGGCACAGCCACCCCTCGTGCCAGCCTGCGGCCCCGCAGTGTTCCCAGGACAGACCCCTCCACCTCCTCGCCAGCCCATCGGGCCCCAGCACCCCTTTGAAATCATACCCGCCGGCCTTTCGCACTGGCGGTGCCTGTGAAATTCTTCGGGAAGGGAAAATTATCACCCTGGATCCCTGCGGGGCTGGGCCATCGCCCTCGCTctgggctggcagggacagACCGGGGTGCTGCGGGGTCCTGGCTCATCCCTGGGCATGGCcggtggtgctgggggagctgtgaTGCCCGAGGGTCCGTGGGCTCGGCAGGACAGAGCCTGCGCGGAGGGGCAGGGATGAGGGCAGCACCGCTGGGACATGGGCTGTCACCTCTGGCATGGCCAAGGCTCGGCGGGACAGAGCCCACggtcccctccccagctccagcaccacCCCCCAACCTATTGCCCTGACATGTCCATCAACCCCCCACCTGCCCCatcacaccctcccctgctccatcaccctctcctcagctccatTGCCCCCTCCCCAAATGCCACTGGGGCTTGTCCCCATCGCTGGTGCCAAGGGGGATTCCCCAGATCCTGGGACCTGGGGAGAGCCCATCCACGGGACAGCAACAGAGGCATCACTGCAGCTTCTCTTTATAGCATGGCCCTTCCTGCTctgcttccccctcccctcagTGAGGCTCCTCCGCAGGTTTGCGAGTGCTGTTGAcgggaagaaaggaaatgggGCAAAGCTGCTGCCAGGAACCACAGGCTCCTGCGATACGGCCCTGCTTGGCCGGGCTGGCCGCGGCCCGGGCAGGGTTTCTGTGCAGCCTCTGTGAGCCTTTTCTTCCAGCTATTGACATTGGATTCCCAGCCTGGTGCCACTTCCAAGGCTGTAAATCTGCTGGGTTGCTCTACCTGGTGTTCGTGTTTTCACTGCGAAGCTTCCAGACCTGCTGGAGATCTCAGCTTCTGTGAGCGGCGATGTCCCCCGTCCTGGCAGCAGGCGCTGTGCTGTCCCCTCCCGGcgtccccagggctgtgggcaCGGTGTGCAGGTCGCTCCccgcaggcagagctgccaaGAAAGGGCAGGACATGGCCAAAggttggggtgctggggggcacccCCTGGTACCCCTGCGCACAGCTGGTACCAAGCTGCCACCATTGCAGGTGGGATGAAGCTCCAGGAAGTGCCCCATGCGCCCTTTGCTGTCCCCTCTGTGGGTCCCTGTGGCTTGGGCAGAGCTTGGGCAACCCATGGGATACCCAAGGAGGGTGTCGGGGCAGGGggcagcaccccagggtgcaTGGCGGAGGTGGgggcagctgctcctctcccttaAAAAAGGAGCCCCTTGACTCTGAAAATCCACGTGTTGCTCTTGGCTGGGCTGCGGTGCCTCCTGCCAAGAGCAACAGTTTTACatattaaagcaaaattaaattaaaagacatttatttgtgtgtttgctCCCCCGCCCCCCATTAACCCTTCACAGCCCAAGCTGCAGGGTTGGGAGGTACGAGAGCACCCATGGGGGTGAGCTGGGACACGGGCGCTGCCCCCCGGAGCCCCCGCTGCCAGCCAGAGCTGGGCACTGAGTCCTTCAGGTGTCTCCAGGTGGGGTTTCCAAATTTTCCTTAGCAAACGGCTCCCTAAAGCGAAGCCTTGGTGACAGGAGCTGGGCTTTAGGGTGCCCGGGAGTGGTGGCAGTGCCACTCTTGTGTCCCTCACCTCGCACAGGACACAcaccctggggtggggggtggaCGGGGTGATGGACCCCAGGGGCaggcccccagcaccccccggTGCCGCCTCCGTCCCAGCCGCAGCACACACAGCCATGGCTGCCAGCTCATCCGTGGGTGACAATTtgcccccaaacctgccccatGACACAAAATACCCCAACCTCCCCATTTCTCAGAGCACCCGAGGAAGGTGTGGAGCCACCTGAAGCCGGGTGCTGCTCCGGCCACATGGGACGGTGCTTTCTGAGACCCCCCAGCAGCCGGTGGCCAAGAGGACCAAGCCCTGTCCAGCACCCTaaatcccccccaaatctctcttttcccagggccctggggccgggggagcagttgccctgtgctggaggGAAATTCCAGTGCTAGGGCTTATCTCCCGCACTGTTACAATAACCGATAAGTGGCTCCCATGGAATTTCCTTATAGAGCTGAATCGGGGACGTTTAAATAATGTATGGCCAGGGTGTCAGGACGCGGCTGGCGATTAGGAGCCGCGTTGACAGGTTGTTATGTTGTCACTAAAGAACTCGCAGGGCTGTGGGAATGCCTGGGAACAGCGCGGTGCCCGGAGCCCGGCGCCAGCCTGCGCCCGTGTCCGCCGCCGGCACAGACGGGCACCGGGTGCCAGGTGTCCCGGCAGGACATCCTGGGGACCTGCCTGAATTGTCCCTGAGGTGGCTGAGCCATggggggcagctggtggcatCCTGTGATGGTGGCACTGGCAGCAAAGCCAGTCCCCTGCTGTTCCGCCACCCACAGCGAGTTTTTAATGCTGGCCTGAGCACCAtcagctcctccagccaggcacccccagcctccccgtgtcccctgcaTGGGGGACACTGGATTTTGGGGGCTgacagccccagctcagctATGCTGACTTGTGTCGCCAGCCGGGAGCTGCCTTGGCCTCGCACATCACCAGTGCTGGGTGACGCTGCTGTCCCCTGCTTGTGGGAGTGGGacaccctgccctgccctgtgtGACAGCCGGGGACAGGGGTGGCAGGTGGGGACACAGCTTTCCCAGCCCACGCCGTGGGCACTGGGGCCACCCCCATGGTCCACACTGTCCCACCACGGCCCCGAACCCCACGGGCACCATCGCCCGGGCGTGCGCAGCTGCTCACCCAAAAAAGTCGCCGTGACCCCGGGAGCGGGTCaggccccggcagcccccgctgGGTTTGCGGCACCGGCGGGGCCGCGCGTGTTCGTGTGCccgggtgtggggctggggggacacacacgTGCGTGTCAGCGGGCGGGGGTGTCGGGGTGCGGAGGCGGCGGGTGTAGCTGTGGCTGCTTCAGGGCGCGGTGCCGGTTGTTCACCCGGGGGTGAACCGGGACTCCCGACCAGGGCCGTGCGGGGGTCGGGTCGGGTGCGGGTCCCGGTGCGGGTCTCTGTGCCGGTTCCgggtcccgccgccgccccgcccctccccgggggcgtggccgggggggcgtggccggggcgGGGCtcggcgggcccggcccggcgcgggCGCTGCGCGGGGCGCTCGGGGctcggggcggcgcggggcgctcggcggggccgccgccgcatggcgcgcggggcggcgcgggccggggccgcgggcgggggcggcagcggcggcagcggcggcagcggcagcagcagcagcagccccgtcGCGGCGCCGCCAccgcggcagcagcagcggcagcagcgagCGGCCGTTccgggggcgcgggggcggcggggccgggcgatGGCGGCGCTGtagccgcggggccggggccggcgaTGGCGGCGCTGAGGCTGCGGCTGGCCCTGTCCGTGCTGTGGCAGCTGGCGGCGGCCGGGCgcgggctggagctgggggggctggaggggccgcgggggcgggcggcgcggtgCCAGCCCGTGGACATCCCCATGTGCCGGGGTATCGGGTACAACCTGACCCGCATGCCCAACCTGCTGGGCCACGAGAGCCAGCGCGAAGCCGCCCTGAAGCTGCACGAGTTCGCGCCGCTGGTGGAGTACGGCTGCCACGTCCACCTGcgcttcttcctctgctccctctaCGCGCCCATGTGCACCGACCAGGTGAGCGCCAGCATCCCCGCCTGCCGCCCCATGTGTGAGCAGGCCCGCCACAAGTGCGTCCCCATCATGGAGCAGTTCAATTTCGGCTGGCCCGAGTCGCTCGACTGCGGCAAGCTGCCCACCAAGAACGACCCCAACGCCCTCTGCATGGAGGCCCCCGAGAACGCCTCGTCTGCCGAGCCCCACAAGGGCCAGGGCATGCTGCCCGTGGCCCCCCGGCCCTGGCCCCCGGGCACCGCCGAGGGCCGGGGACCCAACGGCCTGGGGGCCTGCGACAACCCCGAGAAGTTCCAGTACGTGGAGAAGAGCCTCTCCTGCGCGCCCAGGTGTTCCCCCGGGGTGGACGTCTACTGGTCCCGAGAGGACAAGGACTTTGCCTTCATCTGGATGGCCGTCTGGTCCACCCTCTGCTTCGTCTCCACAGCCTTCACTGTCCTCACCTTTCTGCTTGACCCCCACCGTTTCCAGTACCCCGAGAGGCCCATCATCTTCCTCTCCATGTGCTACAATGTTTACTCCGTAGCCTTCATCATCCGCTCGGTGGCAGGGGCCGAGAACATCGCCTGCGACCGGGAGAACGGCGAACTCTACATCATCCAGGAGGGGCTGGAGAGCACGGGCTGCACCATCGTCTTCCTCATCCTCTACTACTTCGGCATGGCCAGCTCGCTCTGGTGGGTCATCCTCACCCTCACCTGGTTCCTGGCTGCCGGGAAGAAGTGGGGACACGAGGCCATCGAGGCTCACAGCAGCTACTTCCACATGGCCGCCTGGGGCATCCCGGCTATGAAGACCATCGTCATCCTCACCATGCGGAAGGTGGCGGGGGACGAGCTGACGGGGCTGTGCTACGTGGGGAGCATGGACATCAGCGCCCTGACCGGCTTTGTCCTCATCCCCCTCTCCTGCTACCTGGTCGTCGGTACCTCCTTCATCCTCACGGGCTTCGTCGCCCTCTTCCACATCCGGAAGATCATGAAAACAGGCGGCACCAACACGgagaagctggagaagctgaTGGTGAAGATCGGCGTCTTCTCTATCCTCTACACTGTCCCGGCCACCTGCGTCATCGTTTGCTACTTCTACGAGCGGCTGAACGTGGATTACTGGAACCTCAGGGCCCTGGAGCGCGGCTGCCTGCACCTCcccggccgccgcgccgccaACTGCTCCCTGGAGGCCTCGGTGCCCACCGTGGCCGTCTTTATGCTAAAGATTTTCATGTCGCTGGTGGTGGGCATCACCAGCGGGGTGTGGGTGTGGAGCTCCAAGACGCTGCAGACCTGGCAGAGCCTGTGCAACAGAAAGCTGGGCGTGAGGACGAGGGGCAAGCCCTGCAGCGGGGTGAGCTGCGGGGGGGTGCACTGCCACTACAAAGCCCCCACGGTCATGCTGCACATGACCAAGACGGACCCTTACCTGGACAACCCGACGCACGTCTAGAGCGGGGCCGTCCCCTCCCTGGGGATGGCGCGCCGGGGGAAGGCGGCCGCACGGGTAAGGGGCGAGGGGACGCTGCGGGGCGAGGGCAGGGGCCGAGCGGTGGCAGGAGGGGGGGCGCACACTGGTTTGGGGTGGCGAGGCCCGTGGGACGCCCCCCTGGCACCACTGAACCCTGACGAGTAGCTGCTTTTTCCTAgaggttgttttgttgttgttgctgttgccAAATCCAGTCACTCTTCTAACGCTTTCTttggggggggcagcggggacgggCGAGGGGAATAATCCAGTCATGTTTATTtaattctgtaatttattttagatttttttttttttttaatcattagcTGCGAGGAATGGAAAAAACAATAAACCCTGGATGTGTTATTTCAACTGAGCCTGGTGCTGTTTGGAGGAATTTGAGGGGGTTgaggacagccctggggagccccccagctctgcaggtcGGGGCTGGGGTCCCCGTTATGGgtgcgggccgggcccggcggcgctCGTGCCGGTGGAAGGGGGTCAGTGCCGAGCCGGGGTGCCGCCGGCCACGGCAGGAGTGCAGTACTGGGGGGCTCCCCAACCCCGCGCCCCTCGTGGCTTCCCTGGGCCAGTTCTGGCGCCCGCTGCCTCCctccgaggaggaggaggaggcagctttTCCTGCGCTGTCACGCTAACGAATCATCTTTTCCACTCCGCGCTCTGTAGGTGATTTGTGTCGGTGCCGTCAGCTGCTGTGGCCTCAGTGCCGGGCGAGggggctcagctccagcacccCGGGCACCGCAGGCCAGGAGCCGCGGGgatgggctggggacacgggccCGTGGGGCGGCAGAGGGCTCAGCTTTGATGTCCCACGCAGAAGCCCAAGGTGCTGGTAATGGAAACTTCTGCGCAGCTTTATTTATCCCCCGCTCCCGTTACGATCCCAGCTCCCGCCTTCCTCATTGTCCGGAGAGAAACTCAAGCCTCAGCTGGTGTcaccggggctgggggggtgacaTGGGCTGTCCCCACCGCGGGCTGGCAGCGGTGACGGGTGACACCGTCCTCCCGGgcagggggctctggggggctCAGCAGTGGCGGCCActgcccaccctgccccaggACACCTTTGTGGGGAGCAGCTCGTCTGCGGAACGTGCGTGGGGCTGGTTTGCCCAGCTacccccggggctgccggggccggggggagaggtgagctctgccctggcccccgtggggacagggacacggccGGCGCGGGACCTGcggcaggcaggggctgtgacAGGGACACAGGCAGCCCTGGTGATGCTCGGGCTTGTCCGTCACCTAATTGCCTGTTAATTAGCCAGCCTGCAAgctggggcagtgctgggcctCAACGAGGGTCTCTGGGGCCCCCTGTCCCTCTTGCCCAGGGAGTAATAAGCCAGCCAGGGACCTTCCTTTCTGCACCCAAATTAGCCCCCCTGCACCAACAGCCCTGGGCCCCCTCCCCTGCGCAGCCTCCAGAGCTCAGACCccggcaggagcagcagccaaaGAACAGGAGTGAGACCCCCCTGCCCCGAGCTGGAGGTGGCGGGAGGGGTGGGTTTGGTGGCCCCTCGCGCCCCCACCGTGCTGCACCGGCGCTTTGTGATTGATGCAGCAAAGTGGGAGATGTCGCGTGACTGCTCTGACAAAAGCATTCAGCAGCCGAGGTGTGAAGGAGCCCCTCAGCCCCCCGTGTGGATGGGAGGGATGGCCGGGGGGGTCATGCCTGAGCTGGGGTGCTGGATGTGGGGGCGGGCAGGTGgggctgctgggcacccaggcTGCTGCGATGGTGCCAGAGGAGGGACCCCCCCACCCGGCCCCACCGCTCTAGGGGGTCACAGCTTCATGGGCTCCCCCGGCTGCCATGGGAGGTTT
The Caloenas nicobarica isolate bCalNic1 chromosome 17, bCalNic1.hap1, whole genome shotgun sequence genome window above contains:
- the FZD9 gene encoding frizzled-9, encoding MAALRLRLALSVLWQLAAAGRGLELGGLEGPRGRAARCQPVDIPMCRGIGYNLTRMPNLLGHESQREAALKLHEFAPLVEYGCHVHLRFFLCSLYAPMCTDQVSASIPACRPMCEQARHKCVPIMEQFNFGWPESLDCGKLPTKNDPNALCMEAPENASSAEPHKGQGMLPVAPRPWPPGTAEGRGPNGLGACDNPEKFQYVEKSLSCAPRCSPGVDVYWSREDKDFAFIWMAVWSTLCFVSTAFTVLTFLLDPHRFQYPERPIIFLSMCYNVYSVAFIIRSVAGAENIACDRENGELYIIQEGLESTGCTIVFLILYYFGMASSLWWVILTLTWFLAAGKKWGHEAIEAHSSYFHMAAWGIPAMKTIVILTMRKVAGDELTGLCYVGSMDISALTGFVLIPLSCYLVVGTSFILTGFVALFHIRKIMKTGGTNTEKLEKLMVKIGVFSILYTVPATCVIVCYFYERLNVDYWNLRALERGCLHLPGRRAANCSLEASVPTVAVFMLKIFMSLVVGITSGVWVWSSKTLQTWQSLCNRKLGVRTRGKPCSGVSCGGVHCHYKAPTVMLHMTKTDPYLDNPTHV